A stretch of the Capsicum annuum cultivar UCD-10X-F1 chromosome 10, UCD10Xv1.1, whole genome shotgun sequence genome encodes the following:
- the LOC107843353 gene encoding uncharacterized protein LOC107843353 isoform X3 yields MEKFDKVGLLFLLSLMVITLWFPIVDCSKKAVGVARKEDIPYIKCQVCEKLAYQLYHHVQNKQDEISPKKISEYQIIEISENVCNLKKLEADWILKIDIVEQGDRLELVEQDSEGQCNSECKTVERACQDVMDYSDTDVAEYLYKTKPDLDSLKSFLCKDLTKACSKAPPPVPKNRAPGEPFIAKSSKEAEMEKLMRSMQDMPGAPGMQMYSREDLMNQRFGGEDADEDDDDDEGSFPSKVGKVIKESQKTDWKQQITKGIEDASQTLKKHANRVSYRVRKWWAAKKAQWKKSSKTGKGEL; encoded by the exons ATGGAGAAATTTGATAAGGTTgggttgttgttcttgttatctTTGATGGTGATAACATTATGGTTTCCGATTGTTGACTGCTCAAAGAAAGCAGTAGGAGTAGCCAGAAAAGAAGACATACCGTATATAAAATGTCAGGTGTGTGAGAAGCTGGCGTATCAGTTATACCATCATGTTCAGAATAAACAAGATGAGATCTCTCCTAAGAAG ATCTCGGAGTATCAGATAATAGAGATTTCAGAGAATGTATGTAATTTAAAGAAGCTGGAAGCTGATTGGATTCTTAAAATTGATATAGTTGAACAAGGAGACAGGTTGGAG CTGGTTGAACAAGACTCTGAAGGACAATGCAATTCAGAATGCAAAACAGTAGAGCGTGCTTGTCAAGAT GTCATGGATTATTCTGATACGGATGTGGCAGAATATTTATATAAAACCAAACCAGATCTTGATTCTTTGAAAAGTTTCCTTTGCAAGGATTTGACCAAAGCTTGTAGTAAGGCACCACCTCCAGTTCCTAAG AATAGAGCTCCGGGAGAACCTTTTATTGCAAAGTCCTCAAAAGAGGCTGAAATGGAAAAGCTAATGCGATCCATGCAG GATATGCCTGGAGCCCCTGGTATGCAAATGTATTCCAGGGAAGATTTGATGAACCAAAGGTTTGGTGGTGAAGATGCTGATGAAGATGACGATGATGACGAAGGAAGCTTCCCGTCAAAGGTG GGAAAGGTTATTAAAGAAAGCCAGAAGACTGATTGGAAGCAACAGATCACAAAGGGAATTGAGGACGCAAGCCAGACTCTGAAGAAACACGCTAACAGAGTATCCTACAGGGTGAGAAAGTGGTGGGCAGCGAAGAAAGCACAATGGAAGAAGAGTTCTAAAACTGGTAAGGGAGAGCTATAA
- the LOC107843353 gene encoding uncharacterized protein LOC107843353 isoform X4: protein MEKFDKVGLLFLLSLMVITLWFPIVDCSKKAVGVARKEDIPYIKCQVCEKLAYQLYHHVQNKQDEISPKKISEYQIIEISENVCNLKKLEADWILKIDIVEQGDRLELVEQDSEGQCNSECKTVERACQDVMDYSDTDVAEYLYKTKPDLDSLKSFLCKDLTKACSKAPPPVPKNRAPGEPFIAKSSKEAEMEKLMRSMQDMPGAPGMQMYSREDLMNQRFGGEDADEDDDDDEGSFPSKGKVIKESQKTDWKQQITKGIEDASQTLKKHANRVSYRVRKWWAAKKAQWKKSSKTGKGEL, encoded by the exons ATGGAGAAATTTGATAAGGTTgggttgttgttcttgttatctTTGATGGTGATAACATTATGGTTTCCGATTGTTGACTGCTCAAAGAAAGCAGTAGGAGTAGCCAGAAAAGAAGACATACCGTATATAAAATGTCAGGTGTGTGAGAAGCTGGCGTATCAGTTATACCATCATGTTCAGAATAAACAAGATGAGATCTCTCCTAAGAAG ATCTCGGAGTATCAGATAATAGAGATTTCAGAGAATGTATGTAATTTAAAGAAGCTGGAAGCTGATTGGATTCTTAAAATTGATATAGTTGAACAAGGAGACAGGTTGGAG CTGGTTGAACAAGACTCTGAAGGACAATGCAATTCAGAATGCAAAACAGTAGAGCGTGCTTGTCAAGAT GTCATGGATTATTCTGATACGGATGTGGCAGAATATTTATATAAAACCAAACCAGATCTTGATTCTTTGAAAAGTTTCCTTTGCAAGGATTTGACCAAAGCTTGTAGTAAGGCACCACCTCCAGTTCCTAAG AATAGAGCTCCGGGAGAACCTTTTATTGCAAAGTCCTCAAAAGAGGCTGAAATGGAAAAGCTAATGCGATCCATGCAG GATATGCCTGGAGCCCCTGGTATGCAAATGTATTCCAGGGAAGATTTGATGAACCAAAGGTTTGGTGGTGAAGATGCTGATGAAGATGACGATGATGACGAAGGAAGCTTCCCGTCAAAG GGAAAGGTTATTAAAGAAAGCCAGAAGACTGATTGGAAGCAACAGATCACAAAGGGAATTGAGGACGCAAGCCAGACTCTGAAGAAACACGCTAACAGAGTATCCTACAGGGTGAGAAAGTGGTGGGCAGCGAAGAAAGCACAATGGAAGAAGAGTTCTAAAACTGGTAAGGGAGAGCTATAA
- the LOC107844936 gene encoding trypsin inhibitor 1-like: MEKLTLVVAFLLLSSIFIQPLTAQSSCKGVKKDTWPELLGVPAKLARGIIQKENRKLTNVSNVLNGSPVTKDFRCDRVRLFVNVLGYVVQTPRVG; encoded by the exons ATGGAGAAGTTGACTCTAGTGGTTGCTTTCTTGCTTCTTTCATCAA TCTTTATTCAACCTCTCACGGCTCAGTCCAGTTGCAAAG GGGTGAAAAAGGATACATGGCCAGAACTTCTTGGAGTACCAGCAAAATTGGCTAGGGGAATTATTCAGAAGGAAAATCGAAAATTAACTAATGTTTCAAATGTGCTGAATGGTTCTCCCGTGACAAAAGATTTTCGATGTGATCGAGTTCGTCTTTTTGTTAATGTGTTGGGGTATGTTGTACAGACTCCCCGTGTTGGTTAG
- the LOC107843353 gene encoding uncharacterized protein LOC107843353 isoform X2, whose amino-acid sequence MEKFDKVGLLFLLSLMVITLWFPIVDCSKKAVGVARKEDIPYIKCQVCEKLAYQLYHHVQNKQDEISPKKISEYQIIEISENVCNLKKLEADWILKIDIVEQGDRLERGFLFDIANVQLVEQDSEGQCNSECKTVERACQDVMDYSDTDVAEYLYKTKPDLDSLKSFLCKDLTKACSKAPPPVPKNRAPGEPFIAKSSKEAEMEKLMRSMQDMPGAPGMQMYSREDLMNQRFGGEDADEDDDDDEGSFPSKGKVIKESQKTDWKQQITKGIEDASQTLKKHANRVSYRVRKWWAAKKAQWKKSSKTGKGEL is encoded by the exons ATGGAGAAATTTGATAAGGTTgggttgttgttcttgttatctTTGATGGTGATAACATTATGGTTTCCGATTGTTGACTGCTCAAAGAAAGCAGTAGGAGTAGCCAGAAAAGAAGACATACCGTATATAAAATGTCAGGTGTGTGAGAAGCTGGCGTATCAGTTATACCATCATGTTCAGAATAAACAAGATGAGATCTCTCCTAAGAAG ATCTCGGAGTATCAGATAATAGAGATTTCAGAGAATGTATGTAATTTAAAGAAGCTGGAAGCTGATTGGATTCTTAAAATTGATATAGTTGAACAAGGAGACAGGTTGGAG AGAGGATTCTTATTTGACATTGCCAATGTTCAGCTGGTTGAACAAGACTCTGAAGGACAATGCAATTCAGAATGCAAAACAGTAGAGCGTGCTTGTCAAGAT GTCATGGATTATTCTGATACGGATGTGGCAGAATATTTATATAAAACCAAACCAGATCTTGATTCTTTGAAAAGTTTCCTTTGCAAGGATTTGACCAAAGCTTGTAGTAAGGCACCACCTCCAGTTCCTAAG AATAGAGCTCCGGGAGAACCTTTTATTGCAAAGTCCTCAAAAGAGGCTGAAATGGAAAAGCTAATGCGATCCATGCAG GATATGCCTGGAGCCCCTGGTATGCAAATGTATTCCAGGGAAGATTTGATGAACCAAAGGTTTGGTGGTGAAGATGCTGATGAAGATGACGATGATGACGAAGGAAGCTTCCCGTCAAAG GGAAAGGTTATTAAAGAAAGCCAGAAGACTGATTGGAAGCAACAGATCACAAAGGGAATTGAGGACGCAAGCCAGACTCTGAAGAAACACGCTAACAGAGTATCCTACAGGGTGAGAAAGTGGTGGGCAGCGAAGAAAGCACAATGGAAGAAGAGTTCTAAAACTGGTAAGGGAGAGCTATAA
- the LOC107843353 gene encoding uncharacterized protein LOC107843353 isoform X1 — protein MEKFDKVGLLFLLSLMVITLWFPIVDCSKKAVGVARKEDIPYIKCQVCEKLAYQLYHHVQNKQDEISPKKISEYQIIEISENVCNLKKLEADWILKIDIVEQGDRLERGFLFDIANVQLVEQDSEGQCNSECKTVERACQDVMDYSDTDVAEYLYKTKPDLDSLKSFLCKDLTKACSKAPPPVPKNRAPGEPFIAKSSKEAEMEKLMRSMQDMPGAPGMQMYSREDLMNQRFGGEDADEDDDDDEGSFPSKVGKVIKESQKTDWKQQITKGIEDASQTLKKHANRVSYRVRKWWAAKKAQWKKSSKTGKGEL, from the exons ATGGAGAAATTTGATAAGGTTgggttgttgttcttgttatctTTGATGGTGATAACATTATGGTTTCCGATTGTTGACTGCTCAAAGAAAGCAGTAGGAGTAGCCAGAAAAGAAGACATACCGTATATAAAATGTCAGGTGTGTGAGAAGCTGGCGTATCAGTTATACCATCATGTTCAGAATAAACAAGATGAGATCTCTCCTAAGAAG ATCTCGGAGTATCAGATAATAGAGATTTCAGAGAATGTATGTAATTTAAAGAAGCTGGAAGCTGATTGGATTCTTAAAATTGATATAGTTGAACAAGGAGACAGGTTGGAG AGAGGATTCTTATTTGACATTGCCAATGTTCAGCTGGTTGAACAAGACTCTGAAGGACAATGCAATTCAGAATGCAAAACAGTAGAGCGTGCTTGTCAAGAT GTCATGGATTATTCTGATACGGATGTGGCAGAATATTTATATAAAACCAAACCAGATCTTGATTCTTTGAAAAGTTTCCTTTGCAAGGATTTGACCAAAGCTTGTAGTAAGGCACCACCTCCAGTTCCTAAG AATAGAGCTCCGGGAGAACCTTTTATTGCAAAGTCCTCAAAAGAGGCTGAAATGGAAAAGCTAATGCGATCCATGCAG GATATGCCTGGAGCCCCTGGTATGCAAATGTATTCCAGGGAAGATTTGATGAACCAAAGGTTTGGTGGTGAAGATGCTGATGAAGATGACGATGATGACGAAGGAAGCTTCCCGTCAAAGGTG GGAAAGGTTATTAAAGAAAGCCAGAAGACTGATTGGAAGCAACAGATCACAAAGGGAATTGAGGACGCAAGCCAGACTCTGAAGAAACACGCTAACAGAGTATCCTACAGGGTGAGAAAGTGGTGGGCAGCGAAGAAAGCACAATGGAAGAAGAGTTCTAAAACTGGTAAGGGAGAGCTATAA
- the LOC107843352 gene encoding uncharacterized protein LOC107843352, with protein MILVAEWREWKKIMDRVEGRMEGTESSLCKELDNLIENPSLPNQVPVSGHATHELQGSQTNSCTLGNEASSQLSVNDSLSLGEPNVPPFGDDNVQLEIVDTLVDPSSVEAIVASDSTLSYGSHEDQLACENSDVEHVGQLTMDDPLVVFVVDHASIEGIYDCTNGSIGKRKGILNPCPWTLHPFDPGDHLKYSDEDVFWNDLNVHGIYGLPISFFKPTCCSKKSLCFPLDEQLLFLVSCHTYVDRLVDSFLGGYSGKREFGCM; from the coding sequence ATGATCTTAGTAGCCGAATGGagagaatggaaaaaaataatgGACCGAGTGGAAGGAAGAATGGAAGGGACGGAAAGCTCTCTGTGCAAGGAattggataacttgatagagaatccaagccttcctaatcaagtTCCTGTGAGTGGACATGCTACACATGAGTTACAAGGTAGTCAAACTAACTCTTGTACTCTAGGgaatgaggctagtagccaactaagtgtgaatgatagtttgtctttaggtGAGCCAAATGTGCCTCCATttggtgatgataatgtacaacttgagattgtggatacactagttgatccatcTAGTGTTGAGGCCATTGTggcaagtgatagtacattgtcttatggaagtcatgaagaccaacttgcGTGTGAAAATagtgatgttgaacatgttggccaATTGACTAtggatgaccctctagttgtttttgttgtagaccaTGCTAGTATAGAGGGGATATATGATTGTACTAATGGTAGTATTGGGAAAAGGAAAGGCATCCTAAACCCATGTCCATGGACACTCCACCCATTTGATCCTGGTGATCATTTGAAGTATAGTGATGAagatgtcttttggaatgacttgaatgtgcatggGATTTATGGCCTTCCTATCTCGTTTTTCAAGCCTACTTGTTGTTCCAAGAAAagtctatgttttccacttgatgagcaactcttgttccttgtttcttgtcacacttatgtggatagaCTAGTTGACTCTTTCTTGGGAGGGTATTCGGGTAAGAGGGAGTTTGGGTGTATGTGA